One Desulfocurvibacter africanus subsp. africanus DSM 2603 DNA segment encodes these proteins:
- a CDS encoding aconitate hydratase, translated as MAQNLTRKILEKHLVKGELTPGSEIGIRIDQTLTQDATGTMAYLQFEAMGVSRVRTELSVSYVDHNTLQMGFRNPDDHRYLRTVAAKYGIIFSPPGTGICHQLHLENFAKPGKTLIGSDSHTPTAGGVGSLAMGAGGLSVALAMGGEAYFLPCPKVVRVWLDGELQGWASAKDIILHLLGELTVKGGVGKVFEYAGPGVPTLTVPERATITNMGAELGATTSIFPSDEQTRMFLRSMGRENDFVELLADEGAAYEEEIRIDLNALEPLAAAPHMPDRRVRIKDLAGMKVEQSCIGSCTNSSYADLKTVALLLKGKRIKPETDLLIAPGSKQVLKMLSSEGLIDPLLDSGARLLEAACGPCIGMGGSPVSGGVSVRTFNRNFEGRSATKDAQVYLVSPATAAMIALCGEFSDPAGWGTPPAKPELPEQAPDIRHLFIYPPEDGSKVEILRGPNIAPLPPFESMPARIEAPVAIKVGDDITTDHILPAGAEITALRSNIPAISKHIFGRVDEGFVGRIQTAGKGVIIGGENYGQGSSREHAALGPRYLGVKAVIVKSLARIHRANLVNFGILPLLLTNKDDYAKFTLGVSVTIPADEITPGGTVELTLDTGERIAVGNDLTAQELAIIKAGGLLNTVGRPAGS; from the coding sequence ATGGCGCAGAATCTTACGCGCAAGATTTTGGAAAAGCATCTGGTCAAGGGCGAGTTGACGCCCGGCAGCGAGATTGGCATTCGCATCGACCAGACCCTGACTCAGGACGCCACGGGCACCATGGCCTACCTGCAGTTCGAGGCCATGGGCGTATCGCGCGTGCGCACCGAGCTTTCGGTGAGCTACGTGGACCATAACACGCTGCAGATGGGCTTCCGTAACCCGGACGATCACCGCTATCTGCGCACCGTGGCCGCCAAGTACGGCATCATCTTCTCGCCTCCGGGCACGGGCATCTGTCACCAGTTGCACCTGGAGAACTTCGCCAAGCCCGGCAAAACCCTTATCGGCTCGGACAGCCACACGCCCACGGCCGGCGGCGTGGGCTCCCTGGCCATGGGCGCCGGCGGTCTGTCCGTGGCTCTGGCCATGGGCGGCGAAGCCTACTTCCTGCCCTGCCCCAAGGTCGTGCGGGTCTGGCTCGACGGCGAGCTGCAAGGCTGGGCCTCGGCCAAGGACATCATTCTGCACCTTTTGGGCGAGCTGACGGTCAAGGGCGGCGTGGGCAAGGTTTTCGAATACGCCGGTCCGGGCGTGCCCACGCTCACGGTGCCCGAGCGCGCCACCATCACGAACATGGGCGCAGAGCTGGGCGCGACCACCTCCATATTCCCCAGCGACGAGCAGACCCGCATGTTCCTCAGGTCCATGGGCCGCGAAAATGACTTCGTGGAGCTGCTCGCCGACGAGGGCGCGGCCTACGAAGAAGAAATCCGCATCGACCTGAACGCCCTGGAGCCGCTCGCCGCCGCGCCGCACATGCCGGATCGTCGTGTGCGCATCAAGGATTTGGCGGGCATGAAGGTCGAGCAGTCCTGCATCGGCTCATGCACCAACTCCAGCTACGCGGACCTCAAGACCGTGGCCCTGCTGCTCAAGGGCAAGCGCATCAAGCCCGAGACCGATCTGCTCATCGCGCCCGGCTCCAAGCAGGTGCTCAAGATGCTCTCCTCGGAAGGGCTCATCGACCCGCTGCTGGATTCCGGCGCGCGCCTGCTGGAGGCTGCCTGCGGCCCGTGCATCGGCATGGGCGGCTCGCCCGTGTCCGGCGGTGTGAGCGTGCGCACCTTCAACCGCAACTTCGAGGGCCGCAGCGCCACCAAGGACGCTCAGGTCTATCTGGTCAGCCCGGCCACGGCGGCCATGATCGCCCTGTGCGGCGAGTTCTCCGACCCTGCCGGCTGGGGCACGCCTCCAGCCAAGCCCGAGCTGCCGGAGCAGGCCCCTGACATCCGTCACCTGTTCATCTATCCGCCCGAGGACGGCTCCAAGGTCGAGATCCTGCGCGGCCCGAACATCGCGCCCCTGCCGCCCTTCGAGTCCATGCCCGCGCGCATCGAGGCGCCCGTGGCCATTAAGGTCGGCGACGACATCACCACGGACCACATCCTGCCTGCCGGCGCGGAGATCACTGCCCTGCGCTCCAACATCCCGGCCATCAGCAAGCACATCTTCGGCCGCGTGGATGAAGGCTTCGTGGGCCGCATCCAAACCGCCGGCAAGGGTGTCATCATTGGCGGCGAAAACTACGGTCAAGGCTCCAGCCGCGAGCACGCTGCCCTGGGGCCTCGCTACCTGGGAGTCAAGGCCGTCATCGTCAAGTCGTTGGCCCGCATCCACCGCGCCAATCTGGTCAACTTCGGCATACTGCCGCTGCTGCTGACCAACAAGGACGATTACGCCAAGTTCACCCTGGGCGTTTCCGTGACCATTCCGGCCGACGAGATCACGCCCGGCGGCACGGTTGAACTGACCTTGGATACAGGCGAGCGGATTGCAGTGGGCAATGATTTGACTGCACAGGAACTGGCCATTATTAAAGCTGGCGGACTTCTCAATACCGTCGGCCGACCGGCCGGCTCCTAA
- a CDS encoding SurA N-terminal domain-containing protein encodes MLDPIRQNARSWGVKIVFGIIIIVFVFWGVGSFRNQNGSVVGYVNDTPVNVTEYRQALERATEQLRSRFPDLDAEMLKQLGLRRQVFSQIVDAELVRQKAKDTGMVVSDEEVREIIKSTPAFQSDRGGFDYELYRRLLRANGLTEVSYEAGMRTELLLDKMRQVATLPAKASEQEARDHFAFARDTAVVRYALFPLEDFTAQASPSEEEIAGYYEQNKARFTLPAQARISYLLFSAEQMARPEQVPAEEVRQYYEAHADKFQRQEEVRASHILVKVAKDAPQEEVDTAKAKIEDIRKKITGSLSFADAAKKFSEGPSGPAGGDLGWFGRGRMVPTFEQAAFALKPGQVSAPVRTEFGWHIIKLEERREPGQIPLAEVESDIRAELARDTAASLVGDALDEATELAAAGQSLAEIAKSLHMVPRDSGMFSESAGPAGIGLNDEAKRVIFSLADGELTDTPVSSGNGYILAEKAGSKPESVKPLDEVRVQIETLLKRDKALELSKAKAQALAKQLADPAAREQAAASLPELKTSEPFDRKGTVPVLGANQDLAKDAFVAKSGEWLPGAYSSPKGWYVAKLDALIPAPESEWQSQKDMWVAALTQSREQELYQAFIESLRSEAKIEIVNPQYLE; translated from the coding sequence ATGCTCGATCCCATTCGTCAAAACGCCCGCAGCTGGGGCGTCAAGATCGTCTTCGGCATAATCATCATCGTCTTCGTCTTCTGGGGCGTGGGCAGCTTCCGGAACCAGAACGGCTCGGTGGTGGGCTACGTCAACGACACGCCCGTCAACGTGACCGAGTACCGCCAAGCCCTGGAGCGAGCCACGGAGCAACTGCGCAGCCGCTTCCCGGACTTGGACGCCGAGATGCTCAAGCAGCTTGGCCTGCGCCGCCAGGTGTTCAGCCAAATCGTGGACGCCGAACTCGTGCGCCAGAAGGCCAAGGACACCGGCATGGTCGTCTCGGACGAAGAGGTGCGTGAGATTATCAAATCCACGCCCGCTTTCCAGAGCGACCGCGGCGGCTTCGACTATGAGCTCTACCGCCGCCTGCTGCGCGCCAACGGTCTGACCGAAGTAAGCTACGAAGCCGGCATGCGCACCGAGCTTCTTCTGGACAAGATGCGCCAGGTGGCCACCTTGCCGGCCAAGGCCAGCGAGCAGGAGGCCCGCGACCACTTCGCATTTGCCCGCGATACCGCCGTGGTCCGCTATGCCCTCTTCCCCCTGGAGGACTTCACCGCCCAGGCAAGCCCCAGCGAGGAAGAGATCGCCGGCTACTACGAGCAGAACAAGGCCCGCTTCACCCTGCCGGCCCAAGCGCGCATTTCCTACCTGCTCTTCTCCGCCGAGCAGATGGCCAGGCCCGAGCAGGTCCCGGCCGAGGAAGTCAGGCAGTACTACGAAGCCCACGCCGACAAGTTCCAACGCCAGGAAGAGGTCCGCGCCAGCCATATCCTTGTGAAGGTCGCCAAGGATGCGCCGCAGGAGGAAGTGGACACGGCCAAGGCCAAGATCGAGGATATCCGCAAGAAGATCACCGGCAGTCTGAGCTTCGCCGATGCGGCCAAGAAGTTCTCCGAGGGCCCCAGCGGCCCCGCGGGCGGAGACCTGGGCTGGTTCGGACGTGGCCGCATGGTCCCGACCTTCGAGCAAGCCGCCTTCGCCCTCAAGCCCGGCCAGGTCAGCGCGCCGGTGCGCACGGAATTCGGTTGGCACATTATCAAGCTTGAGGAGCGCCGCGAGCCTGGCCAGATCCCTCTGGCCGAGGTCGAGTCCGACATCCGCGCCGAGTTGGCACGCGACACGGCGGCATCCTTGGTGGGCGACGCCCTTGATGAGGCCACGGAGCTGGCCGCAGCGGGCCAGTCCCTGGCCGAGATCGCCAAGAGCCTGCACATGGTGCCCCGCGACAGCGGAATGTTCTCCGAGTCCGCCGGCCCTGCCGGCATCGGCCTGAACGATGAGGCAAAGCGGGTCATCTTCTCCCTGGCCGACGGCGAGCTGACCGACACCCCGGTCTCCTCGGGCAACGGCTATATCCTGGCCGAAAAGGCCGGCAGCAAGCCCGAGTCCGTCAAGCCGCTGGACGAGGTTCGCGTGCAGATCGAAACGCTGCTCAAGCGCGACAAGGCCCTGGAGCTCTCCAAGGCCAAGGCTCAGGCCCTGGCCAAACAGCTTGCCGACCCGGCCGCGCGTGAGCAGGCCGCGGCGAGCCTGCCCGAACTCAAGACCAGCGAGCCCTTTGACCGTAAGGGCACGGTGCCCGTTCTGGGCGCCAACCAGGATCTGGCCAAGGACGCCTTCGTCGCCAAGTCCGGCGAGTGGCTGCCCGGAGCATACTCCTCGCCCAAGGGCTGGTACGTGGCCAAGCTCGATGCGCTCATTCCGGCTCCCGAATCCGAATGGCAGAGCCAGAAGGACATGTGGGTCGCGGCACTGACCCAGAGCCGCGAGCAGGAACTGTATCAAGCCTTCATTGAGAGCCTGCGCTCCGAGGCCAAGATCGAGATCGTCAATCCGCAGTACCTGGAATAA
- a CDS encoding metallophosphoesterase family protein: protein MLVAVISDTHLAEPTPPFRRVFKRHIEPADVVLHCGDITGAAMLRFFEASHPAFYAVLGNCDAMTGGMNLPAMYTLELAGFRIGMAHGWGARSRVGLTVLEALGPGLDIVCYGHTHRQHWEKIGSTWLLNPGSLDLVREERPSLALLTLEPGREPACEHVTVSGRD from the coding sequence ATGCTTGTGGCGGTCATCTCCGACACGCACCTCGCCGAGCCCACGCCTCCATTTCGTCGCGTGTTCAAACGTCATATAGAGCCTGCGGACGTGGTCCTGCACTGCGGCGACATCACCGGCGCGGCCATGCTGCGCTTTTTCGAAGCCTCGCATCCGGCCTTTTATGCCGTGCTGGGCAACTGCGACGCCATGACCGGCGGCATGAACCTGCCTGCCATGTACACGCTGGAACTGGCCGGCTTCCGCATCGGCATGGCCCACGGCTGGGGCGCGCGCAGCCGGGTCGGGCTCACGGTTCTTGAAGCCCTCGGCCCCGGACTGGACATCGTCTGCTATGGCCACACGCACCGGCAGCACTGGGAAAAGATTGGCTCCACCTGGCTGCTCAATCCCGGCAGTCTCGATCTTGTCCGCGAGGAGCGGCCGAGCCTGGCGTTGCTGACATTGGAGCCCGGCCGTGAGCCGGCCTGCGAGCATGTGACGGTGTCAGGAAGAGACTGA
- a CDS encoding HD domain-containing protein, whose translation MEPKDFDKNLRERDQLTRLTDFFFEVGMLRKTPRTGYQFLGTGLENVAEHSFRTAVIGFALARLAGADPARTAMLCLFHDLHEARTGDFNYVSRAYNTSKRTLALEHALAGTGLEEDVLGLWRELEDVDSLEAQLAQDADQLDLLLNLKEQLDLGNAYAGKWMEAALGRLRTEPGKQLAACIGQTDHTDWWFLGPDAAWWSRKNGKSDK comes from the coding sequence GTGGAGCCCAAGGATTTCGACAAGAATTTGCGCGAGCGCGACCAGCTGACGCGGCTGACCGATTTTTTCTTCGAGGTCGGCATGCTGCGCAAGACCCCGCGCACGGGCTATCAGTTCCTGGGCACGGGCCTGGAAAACGTGGCCGAGCACTCCTTCCGCACGGCGGTCATCGGCTTTGCCCTGGCGCGTCTGGCCGGGGCCGATCCGGCGCGCACGGCCATGCTCTGCCTGTTTCATGATCTGCACGAGGCGCGCACCGGCGACTTCAACTACGTGAGCCGGGCTTACAATACCTCCAAGCGCACCTTGGCCCTGGAGCACGCCCTGGCCGGCACCGGGCTGGAGGAAGATGTCTTGGGCCTGTGGCGGGAGCTGGAGGATGTGGACAGCCTGGAGGCTCAACTGGCCCAGGACGCGGACCAGCTCGATCTGCTCTTGAACCTCAAGGAGCAGCTCGACCTGGGCAATGCCTATGCGGGAAAGTGGATGGAAGCGGCCCTGGGTCGGCTGCGCACCGAGCCGGGCAAGCAGCTTGCCGCGTGCATCGGCCAGACCGACCATACAGACTGGTGGTTTCTGGGCCCGGACGCGGCCTGGTGGTCGCGTAAGAACGGCAAATCGGACAAGTAG
- the argJ gene encoding bifunctional glutamate N-acetyltransferase/amino-acid acetyltransferase ArgJ, whose protein sequence is MIPVPKGFRFAASKAAFKREGRYDLAVMLSDTPAVAAGVFTTNRFQAAPVLQCIETLASRERVRGVVANSGQANACTGEQGLVNCRVSLEMAAGALGVDMDELLPASTGVIGQHIKLDRWRAALPELEGSLGKVGPMEFTRAIMTTDKFPKLAWATIRHNGQVARVLGMAKGAGMICPNMATMLGFIACDADVEPGLWRDMLRRAVERSFNRITVDGDTSTNDCVLALANGTSGLRIDPTTEPDGRQALQTALSEVCEALAYMIVQDAEGGTKVVRIHIVGAKDDRQAELAARAVGNSPLVKTALFGRDANWGRIVAAVGRSGAEFNPDHVAMAIGGITIFEGGAPKVGDIDGLLAAHMDQRDISIEVSLGDGPGEYTLLASDLTVEYIKINADYRT, encoded by the coding sequence ATGATCCCGGTACCCAAGGGCTTTCGTTTCGCTGCTTCCAAGGCGGCCTTCAAGCGTGAGGGCCGTTATGATCTCGCCGTGATGCTCAGTGATACCCCGGCCGTGGCCGCGGGCGTGTTCACCACCAACCGCTTTCAGGCCGCACCCGTATTGCAGTGCATCGAGACGCTGGCCTCCCGCGAGCGTGTGCGCGGCGTGGTGGCCAACTCGGGGCAGGCCAACGCCTGCACGGGCGAGCAGGGCCTGGTCAACTGCCGCGTGTCCCTGGAGATGGCCGCCGGGGCCTTGGGCGTGGACATGGACGAGCTTTTGCCCGCATCCACGGGCGTCATAGGCCAGCACATCAAGCTTGACCGCTGGCGCGCGGCCCTGCCGGAGCTGGAAGGCTCCCTGGGCAAGGTCGGCCCCATGGAGTTCACCCGGGCCATCATGACCACGGACAAATTCCCCAAGCTGGCCTGGGCCACGATCAGACATAATGGCCAGGTGGCGCGCGTGCTCGGCATGGCCAAGGGCGCGGGCATGATCTGCCCCAACATGGCAACCATGCTCGGCTTCATCGCCTGCGACGCGGATGTGGAGCCCGGCCTGTGGCGGGATATGCTGCGCCGGGCCGTGGAGCGCAGCTTCAATCGCATCACCGTGGACGGCGACACCTCCACAAATGACTGCGTGTTGGCCCTGGCCAACGGAACGTCCGGCCTGCGCATTGACCCCACTACGGAGCCTGACGGCCGTCAGGCCCTGCAAACCGCGCTGAGCGAAGTCTGCGAGGCCCTGGCCTACATGATCGTGCAGGATGCCGAGGGCGGTACCAAGGTCGTGCGCATCCACATCGTGGGCGCCAAGGACGACCGCCAGGCCGAGCTCGCCGCTCGCGCCGTGGGCAACTCGCCGCTGGTCAAGACCGCCCTGTTCGGCCGCGATGCCAACTGGGGCCGCATCGTGGCCGCCGTGGGCAGAAGCGGGGCCGAGTTCAACCCCGACCATGTGGCCATGGCCATCGGCGGCATCACCATTTTCGAGGGTGGCGCTCCCAAGGTCGGCGACATCGACGGCCTGCTGGCCGCGCACATGGACCAGCGCGACATCTCCATCGAGGTCAGCCTCGGCGACGGCCCGGGCGAGTACACCCTGCTCGCCTCGGACCTGACGGTGGAATACATCAAGATCAACGCCGATTACAGAACCTAG
- a CDS encoding TolC family protein, with protein MRILIFLLTFAAMLIASPTVPDAMAQQGEPVARPGAPVGRQPLPEPYAESLREDPYADIMRQDITKPVPTGVEDPVLNRQPGDMTFALESAVKRGLQANPQIRAARFAVRAGEYNRLAQLGEFGFKVDVTYGVEHYLGSENRSQLSFTRTGAEAPDNLYSFTASLTQPLFTGFRLLNGYQRAKLAKEQAEAQLRQAELQLMLSIQTNYLELLRARMDLKSREDAVARLESQLKVSQAFYDVGLQPRLDVLQAETELANARQLQLNAQNRVSTQVIRLNTLLDLPIDAPVRYEGDLDYVPFDMELDRSLELAYAQRPNLNIARKSVEIAQRDAGIVASRFYPNVNAQLSYSSVGDDPSANGYDSSDDETSDTSIGATLSWNVFEWGATYNSYLAAKENVSQLESALANERLNVSFEVKANLLAIQEAADRIRAGKTSIVASREGFRMALARYQAQVGTYTEVLDAQSNVTQSEALLAQALSDYQTAIANLYASVGEFNPALRPM; from the coding sequence ATGCGCATCTTGATCTTCCTTTTGACTTTCGCGGCCATGCTGATCGCATCTCCCACGGTCCCGGATGCCATGGCGCAGCAGGGTGAACCGGTAGCCCGCCCGGGTGCGCCGGTAGGGCGTCAACCCTTGCCGGAACCATATGCCGAGTCCCTGCGTGAGGACCCCTATGCGGACATCATGCGCCAGGACATCACCAAGCCCGTGCCCACGGGCGTCGAGGACCCGGTATTGAACAGGCAACCCGGCGACATGACCTTCGCTCTGGAGAGCGCGGTCAAGCGCGGCCTGCAGGCCAATCCCCAGATCCGCGCGGCCCGCTTCGCCGTGCGCGCCGGAGAGTACAACCGCTTGGCTCAACTGGGCGAGTTCGGCTTCAAAGTGGACGTAACGTACGGAGTGGAGCACTACCTCGGATCGGAAAACCGTTCCCAATTGTCATTTACAAGGACTGGTGCCGAGGCTCCAGACAATCTGTACTCGTTCACCGCGTCACTGACCCAGCCCCTGTTCACGGGCTTCCGCCTGTTGAACGGCTATCAGCGGGCCAAGCTGGCCAAGGAGCAGGCCGAGGCGCAGCTTCGGCAGGCCGAACTGCAGCTCATGCTGTCCATCCAGACCAACTACCTGGAACTTCTGCGCGCGCGCATGGACCTCAAGAGCCGCGAGGACGCCGTGGCCCGCCTGGAGTCGCAGCTCAAGGTTTCCCAGGCCTTCTACGACGTTGGCCTGCAACCCCGGCTGGACGTGCTCCAGGCCGAAACCGAACTGGCCAACGCCCGGCAGCTTCAGCTGAACGCCCAGAACCGCGTCTCCACGCAGGTGATCAGGCTGAACACCTTGCTTGATCTGCCCATCGACGCGCCCGTGCGCTACGAGGGCGATCTGGACTACGTGCCTTTCGACATGGAGCTCGATCGCAGCCTGGAGCTGGCCTATGCCCAGCGGCCTAATCTGAACATCGCGCGCAAGAGCGTGGAGATCGCCCAGCGCGACGCGGGCATCGTGGCCAGCCGCTTCTATCCGAATGTCAATGCGCAGTTGAGCTACTCCTCGGTTGGCGACGATCCCAGTGCCAACGGGTACGACAGCTCTGATGACGAAACGAGTGATACGTCCATCGGGGCGACCCTGAGTTGGAACGTGTTCGAATGGGGCGCGACCTACAACAGCTACCTGGCGGCCAAGGAAAATGTCAGCCAGCTCGAATCGGCCCTGGCCAACGAGCGCCTGAATGTCAGCTTCGAGGTCAAGGCCAACCTCTTGGCCATTCAGGAGGCCGCGGACCGCATCCGCGCGGGCAAAACCTCCATCGTTGCGTCGCGCGAGGGCTTCCGCATGGCCCTGGCCCGCTACCAGGCGCAGGTGGGCACCTACACCGAGGTGCTCGACGCCCAGTCCAATGTCACGCAGAGCGAGGCGCTGCTCGCCCAGGCTCTGTCCGACTACCAGACGGCCATCGCCAACCTCTACGCCTCCGTTGGCGAATTCAACCCGGCCCTGCGGCCCATGTAG
- a CDS encoding MarR family winged helix-turn-helix transcriptional regulator, translating into MHNGLNPDEMDKSVGFKVVKLALRMKQELRRAFLAAGLDVTPEQWAVMNKLYLAEGLSQSELADQVCKDRPTITRILDTLERRGLVVRGRDHTDRRRYRVHLTMAGSEMRGKLYPVTKGLGDKLISGLDAEEIARFKASLEILLKNLE; encoded by the coding sequence ATGCACAACGGCCTCAACCCGGACGAGATGGACAAGTCCGTGGGATTCAAGGTGGTCAAACTCGCTTTGCGCATGAAGCAGGAGCTGCGGCGCGCGTTCCTGGCCGCCGGTTTGGATGTCACCCCAGAGCAGTGGGCCGTGATGAACAAGCTGTATCTTGCCGAGGGTCTGTCACAAAGCGAGCTGGCCGATCAGGTCTGCAAGGATCGCCCGACCATCACACGCATCCTGGATACACTGGAGAGGCGCGGCCTGGTGGTGCGCGGGCGCGACCATACGGACAGGAGACGTTACCGCGTGCACCTGACCATGGCCGGCAGCGAAATGCGCGGCAAGCTCTATCCCGTGACCAAAGGCTTGGGCGACAAGCTCATCAGCGGCCTGGACGCGGAGGAGATCGCGCGCTTCAAGGCATCTTTGGAAATACTGCTCAAGAATCTGGAATAA
- a CDS encoding efflux RND transporter periplasmic adaptor subunit produces MSKSLLVLLTLLALLVPTASLAQQERPPAKVAIAQAAMGSVTPQTAYIGTVYFNEVAQVATEVAGIVDSYDMEEGGLVERGQVLVRLNTDLLRMDLTAKQAAHQQALSDLALAEADYRRMSSLFASGSVSEQEYDQKRFTYQSQQKRAAELKASVDQIKLKLGKSQVRAPFSGTVLDRLVARGDWLDTGAAVASLARDDAVDVVVNVSQDIAALARPGAEVDISVADMQRRGQVQALIPKGDVATRTFPLKIRVRDARGLAEGMEARVILPSGPMVEALLVPRDAVISVFGQLAVWTVADGKAMMVPVQVVGYQGDHAGVRPQGNPGLAPGMPVVVKGNERLRAGQPVSPEPAR; encoded by the coding sequence ATGTCCAAATCGCTCCTAGTTCTGCTCACCCTGCTGGCTCTGCTTGTTCCGACCGCTTCGCTCGCCCAGCAGGAACGCCCGCCGGCCAAAGTCGCCATCGCCCAGGCCGCCATGGGTTCCGTTACCCCGCAGACCGCCTACATCGGTACGGTCTACTTCAATGAGGTAGCCCAGGTGGCCACGGAAGTGGCGGGTATCGTGGATTCCTACGACATGGAGGAAGGCGGCCTGGTTGAGCGTGGACAGGTTCTGGTCAGGCTGAACACGGACCTTTTGCGCATGGACCTGACCGCCAAGCAGGCCGCCCATCAGCAGGCCTTGTCCGACCTGGCCCTGGCCGAGGCGGATTACAGGCGCATGAGTTCGCTGTTCGCCTCGGGTTCGGTGTCCGAGCAGGAATACGACCAGAAGCGCTTTACCTACCAAAGCCAGCAAAAGCGCGCCGCCGAACTCAAGGCCAGCGTTGACCAGATCAAGCTCAAGCTGGGTAAGTCCCAGGTGCGCGCGCCATTCTCCGGCACGGTGCTCGATCGCCTGGTCGCGCGCGGCGACTGGCTCGACACAGGCGCGGCCGTGGCCTCCCTGGCCCGCGACGACGCCGTGGATGTGGTGGTCAACGTCAGCCAGGACATAGCGGCTCTTGCCAGACCCGGCGCGGAGGTGGACATCAGCGTGGCCGACATGCAGCGCCGGGGGCAGGTCCAGGCTCTGATCCCAAAGGGCGACGTGGCCACGCGCACCTTTCCGCTCAAGATCCGCGTGCGCGACGCGCGCGGGCTGGCCGAAGGCATGGAGGCCCGCGTGATCCTGCCTTCGGGACCCATGGTCGAAGCCCTGCTCGTGCCGCGGGACGCGGTCATCAGCGTCTTTGGCCAACTGGCCGTATGGACCGTGGCCGACGGCAAGGCCATGATGGTCCCCGTGCAGGTGGTCGGCTATCAGGGCGACCACGCGGGCGTGCGGCCGCAGGGCAACCCGGGCCTCGCGCCGGGCATGCCGGTGGTCGTCAAGGGCAACGAACGGCTGCGGGCCGGTCAGCCCGTGTCGCCCGAACCCGCCAGGTAA